CGGTTAATACAATACCTGCCATACCCGGTAGTGTAAGCGTTGCACCAGGGATCATAGACATAATGCCAACAATCATGACCAAGTTAGTAACAAGTGCAATATTCGCTACCACGCCAAACGCTTTGTAGTAAATAAGCATGAAGATAAGTACTGCGGCCAAACCATAGATAATGGCCTGCATGCCCAGCTCAATATTCTCTTTACCTAAGCTTGGACCGACTGTGCGTTCTTCAACAATTTGGATTGGCGCAATAAGCGCACCAGCGCGAAGTAATAGTGCCAAGTCGCGGGCTTCTTTTGGAGAGTCTAGGCCTGTGATTTGGAACTTACTGCCAAGCTGTGCACGAATAGTTGCAACAGAAATAACCTGCTCGTGCTTCTCAAAAACAAGTTTACCGTCTTTGTTGCGCTCGCCAGTCGATTTATATTCGATAAACACCGTCGCCATTGGCTTACCAATATTGCCACGCGTTGAACGCGACATCTTGTTACCACCTTCTGAGTCAAGCGAGATATTTACATTAGGCAGACCGTATTCATCAACGCCACTGTTCGCATCAATGATATGACTTCCCGTTAGCATTATGCGCTTCTCGAGAAGTTGCGGAATACCTTGCTGATCTTCAATAACTTGAGAACCAGGAGGCACGCGACCATTTAACGCGTCGCGAATATCGTTTTTCTGGTCTACCATGCGGAATTCAAGCGTTGCGGTAGCGTTTAGAATTTCTTTAGCGCGTGCAGTGTCTTGAATACCTGGTAGTTGAACCACAATGCGATCAGCACCTTGCTTTTGTACAAGTGGCTCGGCAACACCTAGTTGATTTACACGGTTACGAATAATGGTGATGTTTTGCTTCACGGCATTCTCGCGAATTTCTTGCAATTTGCTTTCTGCAAATACGGCGCGAAGCGTAAGGTCATCAATTTGATTAAAGGTTAAGTCACGGCTTTGATTACGCAAAAAGAACTCAGCTTTATCAAGGGCGTCTTCGTCGCGGAACGTGATGTCAATATGGTCATCTACCTGCTTAACGCCACGGTAACGAATTCCTTCTTCACGCAATGAAGTACGAAAGCCGCTTTCAGCATCTTCTAGTGATTTAGCGATAACTTCTGTCATATCCACTTCCATTAAGAAGTGAACACCACCGCGTAAATCAAGGCCTAACTTCATCGGCGCGCCACCTAGCCCTTCTAGCCACTCAGGCGTATCGGGCGCAAGGTTCATAGCAACGAAATAGTCGTCACCCAGCTCTTTTTCTAGCGCTTCTCGCGTGACTAGTTGAGTATCAGAATCTGATACGCGCACAAGTATTTGTTCGTTTTCAAATTCAACGCGTTTAGGTGAAATGTTTTTCGCAGCAAGTGTCGCTTTAACTTGTTCAACCGTAGCATCAGTGACTACAGCGTCGCGACCCGCAGAAATTTGTACAGCGTGATCTTCGCCGTAAATGTTCGGAAGCGCATAAAGCGCGCACATTGCAACAACAATGAGCGCACTAAGCACTTTCCAGATTGAGTTTTTGTTTAGCACTGGATAATCCTTTCGTGCCAGCACCGGGTAGCATCCCGGCCCCGGCGGTTGTTACTTACAGTGACTTCATAGTGCCTTTAGGCAGCACTGCAGTCACAGAAGACTTCTGAACAACAATATTGTTAGCATCGTTAAGTGCCACTTCGATGAAGTCTTTCTCTTCAGACACTTTTGTGATTTTACCTACTAAACCACCTTGAGTTAGTACCTCGTCGCCTTTGCTAAGCGAAGACACTAAGTTCTTATGCTCTTTTACGCGTTTCGCTTGCGGACGGTAAAGTAAGAAGTAAAAAATCAAACCGAAAACCGCCAACATGATCAGCATTTCCATGCCACCGCCTTGTTGAGCACCGCCAGCAGATTGCGCGTATGCGTTTGAGATAAATAGGCTCATAAAATTCCCCAAATATTATCGTTGTTATAGTGCCGGAACCGGCAACCCTTTTTGTTCATAGAATTCTTGTACAAACTCATCGAGCGTGCCTGCATCAATCGCATCGCGAAGACCTTGCATAACACGTTGATAGTAACGAAGGTTGTGAATGGTGTTCAAACGCGCACCCAAAATTTCGTTACACTTGTCCAAATGATGTAAGTATGAGCGAGAATAGTTTTTACAAGTGTAACAATCACAATTCTCGTCAAGTGGTGAAGTGTCGTTTCGATGCTTAGCATTGCGAATCTTGATGACACCTTCGGTGACAAACAAATGCCCATTTCGCGCATTACGCGTTGGCATTACGCAGTCAAACATATCAATACCGCGGCGAACCGATTCAACTAAATCTTCCGGCTTACCAACACCCATTAGATAGCGTGGCTTATCTTCCGGAATTTTTGGCGCTGTATGATCGATAATGCGGA
The DNA window shown above is from Alteromonas sp. KC3 and carries:
- the secD gene encoding protein translocase subunit SecD; the encoded protein is MLNKNSIWKVLSALIVVAMCALYALPNIYGEDHAVQISAGRDAVVTDATVEQVKATLAAKNISPKRVEFENEQILVRVSDSDTQLVTREALEKELGDDYFVAMNLAPDTPEWLEGLGGAPMKLGLDLRGGVHFLMEVDMTEVIAKSLEDAESGFRTSLREEGIRYRGVKQVDDHIDITFRDEDALDKAEFFLRNQSRDLTFNQIDDLTLRAVFAESKLQEIRENAVKQNITIIRNRVNQLGVAEPLVQKQGADRIVVQLPGIQDTARAKEILNATATLEFRMVDQKNDIRDALNGRVPPGSQVIEDQQGIPQLLEKRIMLTGSHIIDANSGVDEYGLPNVNISLDSEGGNKMSRSTRGNIGKPMATVFIEYKSTGERNKDGKLVFEKHEQVISVATIRAQLGSKFQITGLDSPKEARDLALLLRAGALIAPIQIVEERTVGPSLGKENIELGMQAIIYGLAAVLIFMLIYYKAFGVVANIALVTNLVMIVGIMSMIPGATLTLPGMAGIVLTVGMAVDANVLIFERIREELRDGRSPQQAIHHGYDSAFSTILDANITTFIAGLILFAVGTGPIKGFSITLMIGIATSMFTAILVTRVIVNAVWGGKRVEKLAI
- the yajC gene encoding preprotein translocase subunit YajC; its protein translation is MSLFISNAYAQSAGGAQQGGGMEMLIMLAVFGLIFYFLLYRPQAKRVKEHKNLVSSLSKGDEVLTQGGLVGKITKVSEEKDFIEVALNDANNIVVQKSSVTAVLPKGTMKSL